From the Helianthus annuus cultivar XRQ/B chromosome 17, HanXRQr2.0-SUNRISE, whole genome shotgun sequence genome, the window GTCTTTGGGTTCTAACAAGTTGTCAATAGGGGCAGAATCCGACAAGCCTCTAGGAAGCAATCCGGCGCCGTTTAATGCATCAACAAACCATGTTTCTGATTTAGCATCATCGAGTAAGGATCCCATAGAGGCTGCGGTTTGGGGTTTGTTTAAGAAGAGGAATAAGCGCAATCGCAATGGTTTGGATGAGGGGTTGGATGCATTCAGTCGATCATACTCTTCCACCATGTTGTCAAGATCCTCATCCGTGGTGACGGACACGAGTGAGTCAAGATCTTCACTTGGGAGCTGGTACTTGAGGCTGAACTGGCGGCCGTTGAGGAGGGTGGTGGAGAGGCGTGAGCAGAGATCGGCGAGTGAGGTGTGGCGGTCGGCCACCACAATGCGGGTTTCGCCGCCCATGTAGCAGAGGGATTTGTCGTGCGGACGGGGTATAATGTGGCCGCCGAAGCTGCACATCATGCGGAGTTTGGGTGGTGGTAGAGTAGTGTCAGCGTCCCATTGGCGGCAGGTGGGGGAGGAGGATTCCACGGAgtcttggtggtggtggtggagatcCATTAATTTGGGGTTTGAGGTACGTTCCGTTGGGGTGTTGCTTTAAGGTGAGGTGAGGTGAGCTGGGGTGTGCATGTATGTAAGATGAGAGCGAGCTCGAGATTGGGAATGTAATAAATAAATTCTAAAATAGACCAAGTGGTTGCTCAATTGTGTGATTGTCACTTTCTTCTTTTTACCCCTTGAAGCATAAGATCTACCAAATTACCTATCTTTATTTTAAAATAGTTTCTAGTTTCCATGACAATTTGTAGAGTATGCTGACAATCCTCCTCAAAGTCGGTTGATTCTTACTTTGAAAGGTGGTTGAGTCAAAAACTTAAAAGATATGGCTTTGCAAATGATGGAGAAAATATTGGACTTTAATAATCTAAACTATTTGTTGTTGACCGTCAATAATCCTAACTTTAAAAATAATAACTGGTAATCctaactattaacatattggtcTTCAttactaacagaaccctaacaccGTTAATCTCCGGTCGCTGGAAAAACGTTTTTTGCTGGAAAACTCTACATTTTCGTCTAAACCTCTTTATAACCTTATTACGAACCTTTAGaaaattttttataataaaagcCTCAATTATTGAAGTCGTCGAAAAACTTCTTTTTGGCCGAAAAACTCAACTTTTTGCCGTAGAACTCTACGTTTTCGACCCAAACCTCTTTataaccttagatcggacctttagaaaTCTTTTTCTTGCAAAAACGGTTTGTCGGCGACCGGAGACTAATTGctttagggttctgttagtcagggtccattgatGGCTAATATGTATatagttgggactgccagtgcttatttttgaagttgggattgTTGATGGCCAACGACGAATTGTAaggattattaaaattcaatacTTCATGATCGAAAAACAAGATTAGGCATTTTTCAAAGGTCAATAAATATCCTTGAATAGTTGAATGGCTAACCCTACCGCTTGGATCTAGATGTTATCTTCATagaaaattttataaaactaaatttACCACCCGTCGTATTACGCCGGGGACATAAAGCGGTGCCGAATAGCACTAATGCTACAACATCACCAGCAACAACCAACACTGAAGTTAcggtttgttaatgcgaaaaaatTAGACTGCAACgcaaaacataaaaaataataattacgtTGATTTAGGAACTCCCGCGTTGTAACAAATATGTCAAATAGGGAAAAGatagacgacgtaaaaacgttaaaccatgCATGCAcattgcgccgtgttaacttgcaaaatctagtacgaagcgtaaaacgaaatgttaaaacgttgaaccacacacacataTTACGCcctgttaactcgcaaaatttaaaacgaaaaatCTGTTAAATATGAAAATTGTGGGGACCAAAGCTGAAAGTAcaaaagttgtgaggttaaattgctAAGAAATGAAAACTTTTGGTTTAGTAAAACAAATAGTTTTTGGTTAAAAGTGaaacatcattttttttttgaaaacctccCAAAGCACGAGGTAAACACCTCTATGCACACAAATGTTGTTAATTTATAGTTTGTTAATAAGTTACTTTGATTTAATTTAAGATTAGATGTGAATAAATATGTATGTTTTTATTCTTAGTTAATAACAAGGAATATGAGTTTTTTGCTTAAGATGTATTATTTTAATCCTGTAAAGGAAAATttataagttttgtcctttatttatatACCTTTTATCAGGCAGTGTCatttttaacgaattttgacaagttttcACTTTATAGGAAAAAAATCCTTGCATCGTACGTCCTTTGagcttaacctagttaaaattttcttgttaaatctggTTAACTAAGGTATTTTACTCTTCTTACtcatttattttaataaataaacaaaaacatattaaaaaaTTAATGTAAATGTGATTACACACTTGTAATTTTATACCGCATCCACCACTTTATGCAACATGTACAACTAATGAATACTTATTTTGtaagggtaaaattgtaaaatcatcaaattTTAAGACAATCTGAGGCTATAATAGTAATTTTCACCGCACCCCTTGCTCATGCACACAAAAACCTTTCCTCCGCTGCCCTTGAAGAAACCTAATAGACATCCTCACAATGAAACCGTAGACTGAATGCGAATAACATATTGAAGACTGAACGATGGAAACAATTAATACTGGAATGGAAAATTGAAGACGATGATTGAATTTGCTCCAAATCTACAATTATTTAAGATGTAACCCATGCTTCAATTGTGTGGTTCTTTACCACTTCGGTGCCCTATTATCAGCCCATGATTGAATTGGGTGGTCATTTGCAACTTCAGTTGTCTATAATTAGGTTTGAATTTCGAATTTTGTTCTACAAACTCCATCTGCTCAGTTATAATTTTGTCAATTGTGAAGCAGGTCCTCCACAGTCGATCTATTTCACAGAGCTGCAACCGCAATCCGCATATATCAGGTGCAAATTATGCCCTCCTTGGAATCCTACGAATTTGAGACTTAATTTTGGTATATTCGATGAGTTATGGTAGGTTTTAGGGGTGTGTTTTGGAAAGCCTATGATTGGTGGTTATAGTGATTTTAGGTAATCTGTGTGTACAAGTCAGTCTTGAAGTGTGATTGAGGATCCTAACTGTGATAGTTTTCGTGTATAGTCCATAGGATTTACTTTGAACTAATCTAAGTTGTGATAGATATTAGGTTGCTTTTGTTTAATAGTTTCATGGAGAGTTTAATCAACTAGAAAAGTTTATATCCTGATCTATATTGGAAAATGAATTACTAATGTTTGGATGTTTTAATACGAACAACCGGTTAATATATTGCCTGCACTATTTCTATCCACATACCAAATAATATAAAAAGACAAAGTTAGTCTGTCTGGCCCATTAGCAGATTCTAATCTGACCTACTGTGTGGCAACTGCCACTTTCCGATAACTATTGTACATTTAAATTAATCATTTTAAGCTATACAGTTATGTGTTGTGAACATCCGAACTGCATATTTCATGACATACACTTAAAATACTCGTGGAATACATATTTATGATACACATTATTCATTTTTATTGGTTACATCtaaaacagtttaaacaatgcatcgaaacaaCTAAGATAATACCTAGTAGAGTAGTGTGCTGACAGAAACGCAAGATCCGCAGAAACCATCTTAATGACATAtttaggactcagacgaaagtccaacatcaaatatacattaaaccctaactaggaatgcaagggttCAGTTTAATACTTTCCCGAAGTCCGATAATGCTAAAAACTGTCCGAAAAGCACTATAAGacacaaaattcagcactttctGCAGAAATTCAACAGAAATCAGCATTGTAAGTTATATGCAATATGAAAAAGTGTTGATAAACTTAGAATTCATATGAGAATACCTTGGGGTATCAACTAAACCCATAACCATATCAATTCCTACATCTTACACAAGCTAAGCATTCAATTATCAATTAACGGAACAAACGCCAAACGAATATCCAAACGATATCTGAACTTTTTTTTAGTAAACATCTAACATTACTTGGGAAATTTAAGACTAGTAATGATCACTTAACACCTTAAAACACTTGAATCCCTTAAACATCTAAGCTTCCTAAACATCTTACTACATTTCTAACACATTTAAACACTTAACATTTTTCACCaaacaagaccccccccccccatacatGGGCTGCCCCTAATGTGGGACCCATCCCTCTTGGCCACTTGACTAAATATCTAGATAATTACTCCTTTTGCAAGTTGGTGATGTTAGTGGTGGTTTTAACAACTTAGTATCTAGGCTAACTAGATCATTTCTCACTTTTTACACCATACATTTCACACACAAACCTCTCAACCTTAATCACCATTTTTCGGCCAAGAACACCCTTACACCAACTTCAATTTCTAGCcatttccttgatgatcaagatgGATTTTCATGGAACTTAGGAGGATCTAAGGCAACCACAAGTTGAATCAACCATTTCCATCCATCCAACAGCTTTCAATCATCAAGATCATCCTTTTTCTTTGCTTTTATCATCatctagatcatccctagccacaagagctagaagtgagccttctaaatctctttttcatacttgtttatatatatatatatatatatatatatatatatatatatatatatattatttaagaACAAGTTATAACTAAAACAATAATATGTGACAACCGGcgatttacggctcttaattacgcgattaataggtgattaacgcgataataaatCGTGATTAAGATGAAGATtgacttaattaggcctttggagtgcccaggaacgttCATTCAGCTTTACAGTGCACGAACGGTGACTTACAGAGAAACCTGGTGAATATTACGCGACAGCGGACTGATACTGttcaaaatactgacaacgccgacgaatattaaatttttacgataTATTTTAGAATTCGTAACTAAATTCTATTAACTGTGGTCGAAATCGGATCGAAAAACGGAGTAAAGCGGTGAACGACGCTTTTTACGCGATTTAGCGCAACCGACGGTCAAACTCAACAACGACGAATACCGACATTAATTCTACATagttttaaaactaaatttataatttatgaCATTCCGACAAGTTCGGTTTTAAAAACGAGCCTCATAGAGAATTTCGGGCTACAAGAAACATggggattgggcttgtgggccttgggccaaGCCCAAAGCCCAATTAAAACACAAGTTGACCTAGTATATATGTGTGCCTATACCCTTATCTGTCATTTTGAAATTGAGAACAaaacactcacacacacacaaaccgaACAACACACACACCCAGTTCGTTCTCCCTCTCTCACCGGTGACCGGCCACGGCGGAGCCGCGGCGGCGCTCCGGCGGCGCTTGTTGTCCGGCCTCACACCTCCGACAACAGACCTGTGATGCTCTTGttcttcaccggtaaactctcACCCCTTCCCCTCCTTGCTTCTCCGACAGACCACACCCCCCTATTGCGATTCTGAaacaaaccaccaccaccactaaccggtggtggtgcggcggtgcgacagaagagagagagagagagtcgaGATGGGAGAGAGgaccgccgctcacggcggcggcgGTGACGAAGTCAGGCGGCGGCGGAGGAGGAGTCAGACGACGGAGACAGCGGGGTCGGAGACTCGGACCAATAGTTTATGTCTTGGACCGGTGGTTTGTGTTTCGGACCGGTGGTCGGTTCGTTTATCTGGCGGTCCATGTCTTTATCCGACGAGTCACCCGGTAAACACCTTTCATTTCTTTGTATTTCCATGGTAAactgaagatgatgaagatggtgaTGTTATGTGAAGGCAAAGTTCATGTTCGGGTTCTTTTTCAGATTTCGGGTTCCGAGACTAAAGGCGGTTCGGGTCAGATTTAGAGCAAGTCAGCCACGGTTCGGGTGATAGTTTTGTTTTCGGGTAGACTTTGGTCAGCGGCTCAGTCAACAGGTCAAACGGTTCGGTTCGGGTCTCGCGGTTCTGTTAGACGGTCAGCTTCAGTTTTGGCTCGGTCAACTCGGGTCAAATCCGGTTAACTCGGTTAACTCCGTTaacccggttgactcggtcaactcaacgagtcaactcggtcagcccagttgactcggtcaactcaatTAGCGTTTCGACTCGAGTAGATGGTAAAGATTAACAGCGCGTTTTATTCCGTTATTTCATAATTTTAGATATTACGTGTAAAACGAGCTCAAACCGATCTAATACAAGTATAGTTTGATTTCAAATTATCCAAATCTTATATAAATATGGTTATAGTGTTTGATAcattgttgaattttgataacataacgacaactggtgttgtccgggccgtccaaaaacagaggaaactctgcccattTTTCGAGAAATCCGTAAAACTAACGTGTTTTCATTTTAAGACGAAAGCTATCAAACTCAAACGGCTATTATAAAAACAAGTCACAAGTGCATATTACTTTCTACGACATGATACAACTTACAAAAACGACGATTCGAAATTATTTCAACAATAAATATggatattatattattttaaactttgaaaattcgacaaaaCTTTTACTAAGTCAATGAAATCATTTATATTGTTTCAAATGTCGAATAATACGACTCcttttcataaaaataaatatatcgTATATTTATTTTAACAATCAAACAACACGACGATCCTTTttctaaaataaatatagttatatatttatttcgaatacCCAACGACACGACAATtgttttactaaaataaatatagtttatatatttatttgaaacATTGAACGACAAGCATTCGCTTTATACAAATAAATATagcttatatatttattttaaagttCGCACATCACGAATCCTTTTATAAAATAGATATAGACCATCTACTTATTTCAGACTTCATATAAATGATTCTTTTactaaataaatataactttttatatttattttaaacgccTAAATGGCATCTGCATAAATACAAGTCTGTTATACGTAATTTTCATATAAATATTCTTTTTATACACGTACGACTTCTCGGGACGACAAGCGATTTCaacgatatatttatatatttttatataaatatttatttattttaaatctctCGAGAATCAAGTCTTTTCAAGACTTATTGATTATTAACGACATTAAGCGAAACTAAACAAGTATAACTTAATCATTTTCGTTGAGTTAATAGCTTACCGTTGAATCGTTTGactaacgattcggtagagctctgtggcacgtagtttagttactacgcttatttagaaacttattagatattccgtgttaggaatattgtagaatgcacgctagcgagtctcgcattggaaacgacatcacgaagtcgtaattagctagcttcgCATAAGgcaattcaggtgagttcataaccccccactttttactgttttacatttttgtaaatgttttcggggtggaaagacatgcacgattttcagaaacatacaaagcacgttttgcaagaacatacaaagttttgaacaaacgcaaaactcgtatttctaaatcatattacgaatggatttcgaggaactcaaatgatttacgaaaggtttatactaaacataccggtttttacaaaacaaatgcgtattttcgaaatgtgaatgattttcataACTAGGGACGAGTCGTCTGGGGATAACATATAGAGACTAGGGAGttggccttagaggctggggaggttcagccttagaggctgaggtaaaatacatgttacaattatttcagacattttatacatggtatggttagcgtagggagggtttttactacttagatcatgtgagtgggaggtggaacttaaggccattaatcctcgttgtaggaccgagggacatgagtgatagatctattcgggtgtagcgagccccactcctgagtccgccgagtgggccatgaggtgactatgtgcccgacgcacaaatctgctaggtttgagtcttcctgcatcacttcacacataccagtggctttgcaacccattggtgatctctttttccttattgctacataccagggacatacatacttacaaaaaTACCTAattttttacaaattacataccatacTTCATATAAATTCAAAGCATAAGATTATGCAGgcatggagtcaaagtcaggtgggcattgacggttatacaaattgtacaaatacaagagtttgcaaatacatggttttacgaacataaATTGTTACAAAcacaaagtttccatataactgggcaagaaaatgattttaatttCGTTTTCTCAATACTATTTCATAAACTggttattcaaaagatttatttcaaatcttttacaaacaaactatgaacttgctcaacattatgttgactttttcacATGTTTCTTTCTCAGCTTGCATTTCAAAGTTAAGGCaaggttggaataggagaaccacgtggagtcgagtacttagcgggcgttcagTTTCTAGAAAGTTTatgcttatttgcttccgctgtgtaatgaagataccagtccagtcacgccagctctgataatttcagggtgtgacagattggtatcagagctataggttacagcgaattaggtttctgtaggaatacctaggctctaacctcacttttctctgggacttagactattaagactttgaatacatacagaacgcctaacACTCGAATATGGTCTCGAACCGTTGCCAAAGACAAAAAGGTCAGAATTTTGTTTTAAACATATGCGAATATTGTGTTTTATGCACGGTACACAAAACAATTACATACAGTACACaaaactctgagagtttaggaaacatgcatttaggaccttcGGAAAACTTATGATTGAAATTCATTCAAGGTCATCACGTAAGAAccgcgaatattaactcgggcACACACTATTATCCATACTATCTATGATATGttaacttcccgagcaggcagcctacgcataacgaaacgctagtgcacgaGAATACATGGAACTTAAATTTTACGCCAACGGATGTCGGAGTACATCACATCCTACGCGGAACGTGACGCTAGTGCACAGGTATACatgaaacttaagctatacatcAACGGAGCTTGAAGTACGACACATACAACTAAGAGGCGAGGCCTTTGAAAAGACACGATGGCGCAATTCAACGACGACGCTAGATTCCTGTCAGCAGGAGGACTAATGATCAGAAGACGACAACTTGGCACGCGGTCCTGCAAACGACATGAAACACGCCAAGGAAAAGACGTATGTCTCCGCAATCCCCCTATCTCAATAACGACGAATACGCTATATTCGACTTTCCacggtaatgtcacctaacaaccggacatcacatgcaaccccaggtaaagtcctcaaatttctttgaaattttgaatttcacactttctgagtagattttcgtatctctactcctcttagaGGTCATTGTATCACGATCATTTCTTTCATTATAGCGAATACTCATTTGCTTCGCTTCTTGAAAATTCATGTGTTACACATGCATCGGCTTGTTatgcatgtggtttcgtttcgaataagcgTTACATCAAAGTCCAAATATTGCTTCGCTAAAcctaattattgatttgtgattcgaatgactcgcattattgtaattgttggctctttgttatcaagtcaacacattttcttgaaatttcttttctttcaagttacatacatggtttttgttgCGACCATGCCGGAAGTTTTCTTGTTGGTACATGTATTTATTGCCGGCTTGCGCTGAAATCAAGTTCAATTGTTGAACCTGTCCATTACACATATTCAATTCAAagcatcatatgatgtattgggagcatcatattcaaattaatttttttcGAGCACTTCATTTGTTCCGAGTCGTAGTAAATTTGTTTGGTTTACGACTCTATTAAGccgtttgttgatttcgacaccttgtggtggtattttcacttatttgaagcttgcgctaaactcTCTTACAtatctcatgcacggatttaaattatttatttattgatttgctttaaatccgctttgatttatcatatcacaacagtcttaacacaatcgtgtgataagacaatggtacacaaaattcatttcatatttcggtgtacctcttaacggtcATTTCAACATCGATCGAATGTTTTGCAATATTCATTGCTCTTTCTTCAATCGAAAGCATTATTTCCTTGACGTTCCATCCTCAATTGAAAATCTTATTATGTCGTTTGAGTCAAATTTTCAAATTTGCTTCATTGTACTTTCGCTtgacttcaaacacggtgaatttgtttgatcaccgctattattgaattgtcgTCAGTATAACTTGCAGCCTGTGCTGATCACGAttgagcgtttcatgcaaactaaTATATTTAAGattgttgattctaagttcatccagtggatgttattgcttctagaactcATTTACATGTTATAAACATTCATATGGAATTCGATTGGTCGAAGTTCCTGTTCATGGTTGGATCCCTGTTAACATAGTGACACTAGTGACTATACCTATACGTCTTGTTTCCTTTGACATCAATTTTTGAAACACATTTCTTTTaaaccgttgggttcttattgttGAGGAATGTCATTAAATTCACATGATTCGGATAAATCTTGTTTCGATTACGCGGTCATTCGCTTtgttattattcggacttacctgcgaACAACACAATTAtgaggagataacatagtctaaatttcgaggacgaaatttttgtaacagggggagaatgtgacaaccggcgATTTACAGCtcttaattacgcgattaacaggtgattaacgcgataataaatagtgattAAGACGAAGATtgacttaattaggcctttggagtgcccaggaacgttCATTCAGctttacagtgcgcgaacggtgACTTACAGAGAAACCTGGTGAATATTACGCGACAGCGGACTGATACCGttcaaaatactgacaacgccgacgaatattaaatttttacgataTATTTTAGAATTCGTAACTAAATTCTATTAACTGTGGTCGAAATCGGATCGAAAAACGGAGTAAAGCGGTGAACGACGCTTTTTACGCGATTTAGCGCAACCGACGGTCAAACTCGACAACGACGAATACCGACATTAATTTTACATagttttaaaactaaatttataatttatgaCATTCCGACAAGTTCGGTTTTAAAAACGAGCCTCATAGAGAATTTCGGGCTACAAGAAACATggggattgggcttgtgggccttgggccaagcccaaagcccattaAAACACAAGTTGACCTAGTATATATGTGTGCCTACACCCTTATCTGTCATTTTGAAATTGAGAACAaaacactcacacacacacaaactgAACAACACACACACCCAGTTCGTTCTCCCTCTCTCACCGGTGACCGGCCACGGCGGAGCCGCGGCGGCGCTCCGGCGGCGCTTGTTGTCCGGCCTCACACCTCCGACAACAGACCTGTGATGCTCTTGttcttcaccggtaaactctcACCCCTTCCCCTCCTTGCTACTTCGACAGACCACACCCCCCTTATTGCGATTCTGAaacaaaccaccaccaccactaaccggtggtggtgcggcggtgcgacagaagagagagagaggaccgccgctcacggcggcagCGGTGACGAAGTCAGGTGGCGGCGGAGGAGGAGTCAGACGGTGGAGACAGTGGGGACGGAGACTCGGACCAGTAGTTTATGTCTTGGACCGGTGGTTTGTGTTTTGGACCGGCGGTCGGTTCGTTTATCCGGCGGTCCATGTCTTTATCCGACGAGTCACCCGGTAAACACCTTTAATTTCTTT encodes:
- the LOC110923430 gene encoding uncharacterized protein LOC110923430 isoform X2, whose amino-acid sequence is MDLHHHHQDSVESSSPTCRQWDADTTLPPPKLRMMCSFGGHIIPRPHDKSLCYMGGETRIVVADRHTSLADLCSRLSTTLLNGRQFSLKYQLPSEDLDSLVSVTTDEDLDNMVEEYDRLNASNPSSKPLRLRLFLFLNKPQTAASMGSLLDDAKSETWFVDALNGAGLLPRGLSDSAPIDNLLEPKDQEETEMQRPPVVETTSSFGSTSSSPSMSNLPPIKVKVDHMNQMAGLDEQFPHPPPVGGWAAVAVSDDERSDQGGGMRKPPLPLQPVQRKFGHDHYSLASPDSKHGAAYTLHSPDSIARLFEFTYDVLLEWLRSRFCWYWPGSTPSFKTIHACISKRDQIGWS